A section of the Pedobacter sp. HDW13 genome encodes:
- a CDS encoding pseudouridine synthase: MLEIIYEDENLIAINKPHGLLVHQSSIARDATEFALQMLRDQVGKHVSPVHRLDRKTSGILLFAFDKLSEITMHQQFMNAKTDKKYLAILRGFTPDMMDIDYPLAKENGTMQDAFTSFKTLQRAEVDVAFGKHPTSRYSLVEACPKTGRMHQLRRHFSHILHPIIGDRTHGCNKQNKFFKEQWDMTTMLLHASELSFIHPVSQKQIHLKAGLHDEFKRVMDFMKMER, translated from the coding sequence ATGTTGGAGATTATTTACGAGGATGAAAACCTGATTGCAATCAACAAACCACACGGCTTGCTGGTTCACCAATCGTCTATTGCGCGTGATGCTACCGAGTTTGCCTTGCAGATGCTTAGGGATCAGGTGGGTAAACATGTAAGTCCGGTACACCGGCTGGATAGAAAAACAAGCGGAATCTTATTGTTTGCTTTTGATAAGCTATCTGAAATTACTATGCATCAGCAATTTATGAATGCTAAAACCGATAAAAAATACCTCGCCATATTAAGGGGCTTTACACCTGATATGATGGATATAGACTATCCTTTAGCTAAAGAGAATGGAACCATGCAAGATGCCTTTACCTCTTTTAAAACATTGCAAAGGGCAGAAGTTGATGTTGCTTTTGGTAAACATCCTACCTCACGGTATTCGCTCGTTGAGGCATGCCCTAAAACAGGCCGAATGCACCAGTTGAGGCGCCATTTCAGCCACATTTTACATCCCATTATTGGCGATAGGACGCATGGCTGTAATAAACAGAATAAGTTTTTTAAAGAACAGTGGGATATGACCACCATGTTGCTGCACGCCTCTGAGCTTTCATTCATTCATCCGGTTAGTCAGAAACAAATACATCTTAAAGCTGGTTTACACGATGAATTTAAAAGGGTGATGGATTTTATGAAAATGGAACGCTAG